A genome region from Pseudoalteromonas tetraodonis includes the following:
- the aceF gene encoding pyruvate dehydrogenase complex dihydrolipoyllysine-residue acetyltransferase, with protein MSIEIKVPDIGGDEVEVTEILVSVGDKVEVDQSLLSVEGDKAAMEVPAEQAGTVKEIKVNVGDTVTTGTLVFIFEGEAQDSAADSKEAEKTEEAAPAASSASSIKEVTVPDIGDDEVEVTEIMVAVGDSVEEEQSVLNVEGDKAAMEVPAPFAGTVKEIKVNTGDKVKTGSLVFVFEVSGGDNQSAPAADSKAQEKPTEKAASSKASESSTKEVSVPDIGDDEVEVTEVMVAVGDSVEEEQSILNVEGDKAAMEVPAPFAGTVKEIKVATGDKVKTGSLIFVFEVAGSAPSDAPAKQDEPKAESKPAAQAVSKPTAAPEKASAESFENNSAYAHASPVVRRLAREFGINLANVKGTGRKNRVVKEDVQNYVKQLVKQVESGQVPAAKGNAGGGELGLIPWPKVDFAKFGEIEEKKLSRIQKLSGKNLHRNWVQIPHVTQFDEADITSLEQFRKEQNALNEKKKLGVKITPLVFVMKAAAKALAEFPTFNSSLSEDGESLILKKYINIGVAVDTPNGLVVPVFKDVDKKGIIELSRELMEVSVKARDGKLSSSDMQGGCFTISSLGGIGGTAFTPIVNAPEVAILGVSKSEMKPKWNGKEFEPKLMVPLSMSYDHRVIDGALAARFTVTLASYMSDIRQLVM; from the coding sequence ATGAGTATTGAAATTAAAGTACCTGATATCGGTGGCGATGAAGTAGAAGTAACCGAAATACTAGTGAGCGTTGGCGATAAAGTTGAAGTTGACCAATCACTATTAAGTGTTGAAGGTGATAAAGCTGCGATGGAAGTACCTGCTGAACAAGCCGGTACGGTAAAAGAAATTAAAGTAAATGTGGGCGATACAGTAACCACAGGCACTTTAGTGTTCATCTTTGAAGGTGAAGCGCAAGATTCTGCTGCTGACTCTAAAGAAGCTGAAAAAACCGAGGAAGCTGCACCTGCTGCGTCATCGGCTTCATCAATCAAAGAAGTCACTGTGCCTGATATTGGTGATGACGAAGTTGAAGTAACTGAAATTATGGTTGCAGTTGGTGATAGCGTAGAAGAAGAGCAATCTGTCTTAAACGTTGAAGGCGACAAAGCGGCAATGGAAGTACCAGCACCCTTTGCCGGTACAGTAAAAGAAATTAAAGTAAATACTGGTGACAAAGTGAAAACGGGTTCATTAGTATTTGTTTTTGAAGTGTCAGGTGGTGATAACCAAAGTGCCCCTGCAGCGGATTCAAAAGCACAAGAGAAGCCTACTGAAAAAGCTGCTTCATCTAAAGCGTCAGAATCAAGCACTAAAGAAGTTAGCGTACCGGATATTGGTGATGACGAAGTTGAAGTAACAGAAGTCATGGTTGCGGTTGGCGATAGCGTAGAAGAAGAGCAATCTATCTTAAACGTTGAAGGCGATAAAGCTGCTATGGAAGTACCGGCGCCGTTTGCTGGTACTGTAAAAGAAATTAAAGTAGCAACAGGCGATAAAGTTAAAACGGGTTCCCTGATTTTTGTATTTGAAGTGGCGGGTAGTGCACCAAGTGACGCGCCTGCAAAACAAGACGAGCCAAAGGCTGAATCTAAGCCAGCGGCTCAAGCAGTGTCAAAACCAACTGCTGCGCCTGAAAAAGCAAGTGCCGAAAGCTTTGAAAACAACAGCGCTTATGCTCATGCATCGCCAGTTGTTCGTCGTTTAGCACGTGAGTTTGGTATTAACCTTGCGAACGTAAAAGGCACAGGTCGTAAAAACCGTGTTGTTAAAGAAGACGTGCAAAACTATGTTAAGCAACTGGTTAAGCAAGTTGAATCCGGTCAAGTACCTGCAGCTAAAGGCAATGCCGGTGGCGGTGAGCTTGGATTAATTCCGTGGCCAAAAGTTGATTTTGCTAAGTTTGGTGAAATTGAAGAGAAAAAACTCTCTCGTATTCAAAAGCTATCAGGTAAAAACTTACACCGTAACTGGGTGCAAATCCCACATGTTACCCAGTTTGATGAAGCGGATATCACGAGCCTTGAGCAGTTCCGTAAAGAGCAAAACGCGCTTAACGAGAAGAAAAAGCTGGGTGTTAAAATTACGCCACTCGTGTTTGTAATGAAAGCAGCAGCTAAAGCGCTTGCTGAGTTCCCGACATTTAACTCATCACTTTCTGAGGATGGCGAAAGCTTAATCCTTAAAAAGTACATCAACATTGGTGTAGCGGTTGATACGCCTAATGGCTTGGTTGTGCCAGTATTTAAAGATGTTGATAAAAAAGGCATTATTGAACTCTCTCGTGAACTAATGGAAGTATCTGTTAAAGCACGTGATGGCAAGTTAAGTTCATCAGATATGCAAGGTGGTTGTTTTACTATTTCAAGCCTAGGTGGTATTGGCGGTACGGCATTTACGCCGATTGTGAATGCACCAGAGGTGGCTATTTTAGGTGTGTCTAAATCTGAAATGAAGCCTAAGTGGAATGGTAAAGAGTTTGAACCTAAGCTAATGGTTCCACTTTCAATGTCTTACGACCATAGAGTGATTGACGGTGCACTTGCTGCACGCTTTACTGTTACTCTTGCAAGTTACATGAGTGATATACGCCAGTTAGTGATGTGA
- a CDS encoding type II secretion system F family protein: MKKTNKLDTFQWIGVSARGKRLEGELAGSSIALVKAQLRKQGITPSKVKRKAKPLFGLQSVQKITPKDIAIVTRQIATMLMAGVPLIQSIEMIGSGSTNKSVSKLMAVIGDEVKAGQPLSMALRKHPRYFDDLYCDLVASGEQSGSLDKIFDRVALYKEKSEALKSKIKKAMFYPAAVLVVAFIVTSILLIFVVPQFQDIFAGFGAELPAFTLFVIGISEFMQANWWIALIGVVAFGYIFKEVHLRSLKLRDATDRAILKLPVIGMILNKAAVARYARTLSTTFAAGVPLVDALDSAAGASGNAIYRYAILEIKAEVSSGNQMNWAMRNSKIFPDMVIQMVAIGEESGSLDGMLAKVATIYEQEVDDAVDGLSSLLEPLIMAVLGVLVGGLIVAMYLPIFQLGSVI, from the coding sequence ATGAAAAAAACAAATAAGCTAGATACATTTCAATGGATAGGTGTAAGCGCAAGAGGTAAACGTCTTGAAGGAGAGCTAGCGGGTTCTAGCATAGCCTTGGTGAAAGCCCAATTACGTAAACAAGGTATTACTCCCTCAAAAGTCAAACGAAAAGCAAAACCTTTGTTTGGCCTACAAAGCGTGCAAAAAATCACCCCAAAAGATATTGCTATAGTTACTCGACAAATAGCTACTATGCTTATGGCGGGTGTGCCGTTGATACAATCCATAGAAATGATAGGTTCTGGTTCCACCAACAAAAGTGTGAGTAAATTAATGGCCGTTATTGGTGATGAAGTGAAAGCTGGTCAACCATTATCAATGGCACTCAGAAAACATCCCCGTTATTTTGATGATTTATATTGCGATTTAGTAGCATCAGGCGAGCAGTCGGGCTCGCTTGATAAAATATTTGATCGCGTTGCGCTTTATAAAGAAAAGTCAGAAGCGCTAAAATCAAAAATTAAAAAAGCCATGTTTTATCCAGCAGCAGTTTTAGTTGTGGCATTCATTGTTACCTCTATTTTGTTAATTTTTGTAGTACCGCAATTTCAGGATATTTTTGCAGGTTTTGGTGCAGAACTGCCTGCTTTTACTTTATTTGTGATTGGTATTTCAGAATTTATGCAAGCCAACTGGTGGATAGCCCTAATTGGCGTTGTGGCATTCGGTTATATATTTAAAGAAGTACATTTAAGAAGTTTAAAACTGCGTGATGCCACTGACCGCGCCATACTTAAACTCCCGGTTATTGGCATGATACTTAATAAAGCAGCGGTGGCGCGTTATGCACGTACTTTATCGACCACCTTTGCTGCGGGTGTACCATTGGTGGATGCTTTGGATTCTGCAGCAGGTGCCTCTGGTAACGCAATTTACCGGTATGCTATTTTAGAAATAAAAGCCGAGGTAAGCTCAGGCAATCAAATGAACTGGGCGATGCGTAATTCAAAAATATTCCCAGATATGGTAATACAAATGGTTGCCATTGGTGAAGAGTCAGGTTCGCTTGATGGCATGCTCGCAAAAGTAGCAACTATCTACGAGCAAGAAGTAGATGACGCGGTAGATGGCTTATCAAGCCTATTAGAGCCGTTAATAATGGCAGTACTCGGCGTACTAGTCGGTGGCTTAATTGTGGCCATGTACTTACCTATTTTCCAACTAGGTTCTGTTATTTAG
- the pdhR gene encoding pyruvate dehydrogenase complex transcriptional repressor PdhR, with the protein MSLKIKAAKLSDVILQQLENMILEGSLAPGEKLPPERELAKQFEVSRPSLREAIQKLEAKGLVTRRQGGGTYVKNQLEEGLTDPLFDLISKHPESQFDLLEFRHALEGIAAYYAALRGTSNDFAKVKQSFDQIALAKDELKQKAKAINDFHFCIAEASHNVVLLHLVRGMQSLLEQNVLQNLTVLLKKSDISSQLAEHRRLLMDAVIDGNPEQARLASNAHLAYIEEALLEAGKEHSRIERSLRRTKQN; encoded by the coding sequence ATGTCTTTAAAAATTAAAGCGGCAAAATTATCTGATGTTATTTTACAACAACTTGAGAACATGATTCTTGAGGGGTCGTTAGCACCAGGAGAAAAGTTACCACCGGAGCGTGAACTCGCCAAGCAATTTGAAGTGTCGCGTCCGTCGTTGCGTGAAGCCATTCAAAAGCTTGAGGCAAAAGGGCTCGTAACCCGTCGCCAAGGTGGTGGAACGTATGTAAAAAATCAATTGGAGGAGGGACTGACTGATCCGTTGTTTGATTTGATCAGTAAACACCCCGAATCGCAATTTGATTTATTAGAATTTCGTCATGCGCTAGAGGGAATTGCGGCTTATTACGCAGCACTTCGCGGAACAAGTAACGATTTTGCAAAAGTAAAACAGAGCTTTGATCAGATTGCATTAGCTAAAGATGAATTAAAGCAAAAAGCCAAAGCGATTAATGACTTTCATTTTTGCATTGCTGAGGCGTCTCATAACGTAGTGTTACTGCATTTAGTAAGAGGGATGCAAAGCTTACTTGAGCAGAATGTTTTACAAAATTTAACGGTGTTACTTAAAAAGTCAGATATAAGCAGCCAATTAGCCGAGCATAGACGCTTATTAATGGATGCAGTGATTGACGGTAATCCTGAACAAGCTCGCTTAGCAAGTAATGCGCATTTAGCCTATATTGAAGAAGCATTGCTTGAAGCGGGTAAAGAGCACTCGCGAATTGAACGTAGTTTAAGACGCACCAAACAAAATTAA
- a CDS encoding pilin produces the protein MTQQNQKGFTLIELMIVVAIIGILAAVALPAYQDYTLKARFAEVKTSAASVKTTMAQCLQENNNIIAACNTFTELGIAAPAANDNLASVAIAATGVITATGTASAGGYTYTLTPPVIAAGDPPPSTFVFAVGGTCSSQTRIPNLC, from the coding sequence ATGACACAACAAAACCAAAAGGGTTTCACCCTAATTGAATTAATGATCGTAGTAGCAATAATCGGTATTCTTGCAGCGGTAGCGCTGCCTGCATATCAAGATTACACACTGAAAGCACGTTTTGCAGAAGTAAAAACATCAGCTGCTTCTGTTAAAACAACTATGGCACAGTGCTTACAGGAAAATAACAATATTATAGCTGCTTGTAATACTTTCACAGAATTAGGCATAGCAGCTCCTGCAGCAAATGATAATTTAGCATCTGTAGCCATTGCAGCCACTGGTGTAATAACTGCTACAGGCACAGCAAGTGCTGGTGGTTATACATACACACTGACTCCACCTGTAATTGCGGCTGGTGATCCACCTCCATCAACTTTTGTATTTGCTGTAGGTGGCACATGCTCATCTCAAACAAGAATACCTAACCTTTGTTAA
- the ampE gene encoding beta-lactamase regulator AmpE translates to MILVSIIIALILERLGARSAHWQMSYYANGYLTRSVNLLTNKGLFGTATGFLIWLFLPVIAIGCVYFLSDFVLWQLVFNVAVLLVCFGCAKQRALYKSYLNALTRGDQTAATLYALQLGQKRTEEQQGGETLGQTLAWVNFRFYCAVIFWFVVLGVAGAVFYALVRTFADLVSDNRDEVIAKHFKLLHRLLFWLDWLPARITSFGYLVIGNFNKGTSCWLHYVFDFSSPNRKVVTYTALAAEQVEERYYGCTFEATCMIKLVKRNVLFYLVLIALMTLFGGLS, encoded by the coding sequence ATGATTTTGGTTTCAATAATAATAGCACTGATACTTGAGCGTTTAGGTGCTCGCTCTGCGCATTGGCAAATGAGTTATTACGCTAATGGCTACTTAACTCGCTCTGTTAATTTATTGACCAATAAAGGTTTATTTGGCACAGCTACGGGGTTTTTAATTTGGCTATTCCTGCCTGTGATTGCTATTGGGTGTGTGTATTTTTTATCTGACTTTGTACTTTGGCAGCTTGTTTTTAATGTGGCGGTGTTACTCGTTTGTTTTGGTTGTGCTAAGCAACGCGCTTTGTATAAGTCGTATTTAAATGCACTGACCCGAGGGGATCAAACTGCAGCTACCTTATACGCTTTGCAATTAGGGCAAAAACGCACAGAGGAGCAACAAGGCGGCGAAACCTTAGGGCAAACGCTGGCTTGGGTTAACTTTCGATTTTATTGTGCGGTTATATTTTGGTTTGTGGTATTGGGCGTTGCTGGTGCTGTTTTTTATGCATTAGTACGTACCTTTGCCGACTTAGTGAGTGACAACCGTGATGAAGTCATTGCTAAGCATTTTAAACTCCTCCACCGTTTATTGTTTTGGCTTGATTGGCTCCCCGCGCGTATTACCAGTTTTGGCTATTTAGTGATTGGTAACTTTAATAAAGGGACTAGCTGTTGGCTACATTACGTGTTTGACTTTTCAAGCCCTAATCGCAAGGTGGTTACTTATACGGCGCTAGCGGCTGAACAAGTTGAAGAGCGCTACTATGGTTGCACCTTTGAGGCCACCTGTATGATCAAACTGGTTAAGCGAAATGTACTTTTCTACTTAGTATTGATTGCTTTAATGACTTTATTTGGTGGTTTAAGTTAA
- the nadC gene encoding carboxylating nicotinate-nucleotide diphosphorylase gives MSISHTLISQLVTLALDEDLNYQSAEQGDITAQLIPQAEQANAKVITREDCIFCGKDLIIEVFKQVDPSVVVNICVNDGDFVSANSTLFTASGSARAILTAERTALNFVQTLSGTATTTAHYVKELSGTSTQLLDTRKTIPGLRALQKYAVKCGGGANHRIGLFDAFLIKENHIAACGGINNAVTQAKLNHADKPIEVEVESFDELEQAINAGADIIMLDNFNPEQIRQAVSITNKRAKLEVSGNMTLEILKAYSQAGVDFISSGALTKNLQSIDLSMRFE, from the coding sequence ATGTCTATTTCGCACACCCTAATTAGCCAACTTGTTACTTTAGCACTGGATGAAGACCTAAATTATCAAAGCGCAGAACAAGGCGATATTACCGCGCAGCTCATTCCTCAAGCAGAGCAAGCCAATGCGAAAGTGATCACCCGTGAAGACTGCATTTTTTGTGGTAAAGATCTAATCATTGAGGTGTTCAAACAAGTCGACCCAAGCGTGGTTGTAAACATATGCGTTAACGATGGCGACTTTGTTAGTGCCAATAGCACTCTGTTCACCGCATCAGGCTCTGCTCGCGCTATTTTAACGGCTGAACGAACTGCACTTAATTTTGTACAAACGCTTTCTGGCACAGCCACCACCACTGCGCACTATGTAAAAGAGTTAAGTGGCACTAGCACGCAACTGCTCGATACCCGTAAAACTATTCCAGGACTTAGAGCGCTACAAAAGTATGCAGTTAAGTGTGGTGGCGGTGCAAACCACCGAATTGGTTTGTTTGATGCGTTTTTAATTAAAGAAAACCACATAGCAGCCTGTGGAGGAATTAATAACGCAGTTACTCAAGCTAAGCTAAATCATGCCGATAAACCGATAGAGGTTGAAGTTGAATCGTTTGATGAGCTAGAGCAAGCCATTAACGCAGGCGCCGACATTATTATGTTAGATAATTTTAATCCAGAGCAAATACGCCAAGCAGTTAGCATTACAAATAAGCGCGCTAAGTTAGAAGTATCAGGCAATATGACCTTGGAAATACTAAAAGCCTACTCGCAAGCTGGTGTGGACTTTATCTCAAGTGGTGCGCTTACAAAAAATTTACAATCAATCGATTTATCGATGCGATTTGAGTAA
- the aceE gene encoding pyruvate dehydrogenase (acetyl-transferring), homodimeric type, with protein MSEVNKIDVDALETQEWLQALESVVREEGVERAQFLLEQVLEQARLDGVDMPTGINTNYVNTIPVDQEPAYPGDVNLERRIRSIIRWNAIMIVLRASKKDLDLGGHMASYQSSAAFYEVCFNHFFKAPNDVDGGDLVYYQGHISPGIYARAFVEGRLSAEQLDNFRQEVDGKGLPSYPHPKLMPEFWQFPTVSMGLGPISSIYQARFLKYLDGRGLKDTKNQRVYAFLGDGEMDEPESRGAISFAAREKLDNLCYLVNCNLQRLDGPVMGNGKIIQELEGLFKGAGWNVIKLVWGSGWDILLAKDTTGKLLQLMNETVDGDYQTYKAKDGAYVREHFFGRYPETAALVADMTDEEIFALKRGGHEPSKLFAAFKKAEETKGRPTVILAKTVKGYGMGEAAEGKNIAHQVKKMDMSHVAHLRSRLGLDDLVSEEQLKELPYLELEKDSPEYKYLHARRDALQGYTPTRIAKFSEKLQLPEVDAFKPLLEEQKRDISTTMGFVRALNILLKDKGIGKNIVPIIADEARTFGMEGLFRQIGIYNPHGQNYTPQDRDIVSYYKEATSGQVLQEGINELGAMSSWVAAATSYSTNDLPMIPFYIYYSMFGFQRVGDMAWMAGDQQARGFLLGATAGRTTLNGEGLQHEDGHSHILANTVPNCISYDPTYAFEVAVIVQDGIRRMYGEEQENIYYYLTLMNENYHQPAMPEGAEEGIRKGIYKLESYEGKKANVQLLSSGTIMTEVRKAAAILSEDYGIASDVYSVTSFNELTRDGQDVERFNMLNPESEQKTAYITSVLNDSVTVAATDYMKNYAEQARSFIPSSNYKVLGTDGYGRSDSRENLRRHFEVNASYVVVATLSELAKRGEVEKSVVVEAIKKFNIDTNKLNPLYA; from the coding sequence ATGTCTGAAGTCAATAAAATTGACGTAGACGCGCTAGAAACACAAGAGTGGTTACAAGCTCTTGAATCGGTTGTGCGCGAAGAAGGTGTTGAACGAGCTCAGTTTTTACTTGAGCAAGTGTTAGAGCAAGCCCGCTTAGACGGTGTTGATATGCCAACTGGCATTAACACAAACTACGTTAATACGATCCCGGTTGATCAAGAACCTGCCTACCCTGGTGATGTAAATCTTGAGCGCCGTATTCGTTCAATTATTCGTTGGAACGCGATTATGATTGTATTGCGTGCATCGAAAAAAGATCTCGACTTAGGCGGCCATATGGCGTCTTACCAATCGTCTGCTGCATTTTATGAAGTATGTTTTAACCATTTCTTTAAAGCGCCAAATGATGTTGATGGTGGCGATTTAGTCTATTACCAAGGCCATATTTCTCCGGGTATTTATGCGCGTGCATTTGTTGAAGGGCGTTTAAGTGCTGAGCAGCTTGATAATTTCCGTCAGGAAGTAGATGGTAAAGGCTTACCTTCTTACCCTCACCCTAAATTAATGCCAGAGTTTTGGCAGTTCCCAACGGTATCTATGGGCTTAGGTCCAATTTCTTCAATTTACCAAGCACGTTTCTTAAAATACTTAGATGGCCGTGGCTTAAAAGACACTAAAAACCAACGTGTATATGCGTTTTTAGGTGATGGTGAAATGGATGAGCCAGAATCACGTGGTGCTATTTCTTTTGCTGCCCGTGAAAAGCTAGATAACCTATGTTACTTAGTTAACTGTAACCTACAGCGCTTAGATGGCCCTGTAATGGGTAACGGTAAAATCATTCAAGAGCTAGAAGGCCTATTTAAAGGCGCTGGCTGGAATGTTATTAAACTTGTTTGGGGCAGCGGTTGGGATATTCTCCTTGCTAAAGACACCACAGGTAAATTACTACAGTTAATGAACGAAACTGTTGATGGTGATTACCAAACATATAAAGCGAAAGATGGCGCGTACGTACGTGAACATTTCTTTGGTCGCTACCCAGAAACAGCAGCACTTGTTGCTGATATGACCGATGAAGAAATTTTCGCCCTTAAGCGCGGTGGTCATGAGCCTTCAAAACTGTTTGCTGCATTTAAAAAAGCAGAAGAAACGAAAGGTCGTCCAACAGTGATCCTAGCTAAAACTGTAAAAGGTTACGGCATGGGTGAAGCGGCTGAAGGTAAAAACATTGCGCACCAAGTTAAGAAAATGGATATGTCGCATGTGGCTCACTTACGCTCACGCTTAGGCTTAGATGACTTAGTATCAGAAGAGCAACTAAAAGAGCTACCTTACTTAGAGCTTGAAAAAGATTCACCTGAGTACAAGTATCTACATGCTCGTCGTGATGCATTACAAGGTTACACGCCAACGCGTATCGCTAAGTTTTCTGAAAAGTTACAGTTGCCAGAAGTTGACGCATTCAAGCCGTTACTTGAAGAGCAAAAGCGTGATATTTCAACCACTATGGGCTTTGTACGTGCTCTTAATATTTTATTAAAAGATAAAGGTATTGGTAAAAATATTGTGCCAATTATTGCCGATGAAGCACGTACTTTTGGTATGGAAGGTTTATTCCGTCAAATCGGTATTTACAACCCACATGGCCAAAATTACACCCCTCAAGACCGTGATATTGTTTCTTACTACAAAGAAGCAACGTCAGGGCAGGTATTACAAGAAGGGATTAACGAGCTAGGTGCAATGTCGTCATGGGTTGCTGCTGCAACATCATACAGCACCAACGACTTACCGATGATCCCATTCTACATTTACTACTCTATGTTTGGTTTCCAACGTGTTGGTGACATGGCATGGATGGCAGGGGATCAACAAGCACGTGGTTTCTTATTAGGTGCTACAGCGGGTCGTACAACGCTAAATGGTGAAGGCTTACAGCACGAAGATGGCCACAGCCACATTCTTGCAAACACGGTACCTAACTGTATTTCTTACGATCCTACTTATGCATTTGAAGTAGCGGTTATTGTGCAAGACGGTATTCGTCGTATGTACGGTGAAGAGCAAGAAAACATTTACTACTACCTAACGCTAATGAACGAAAACTACCATCAGCCAGCAATGCCAGAAGGCGCTGAAGAAGGTATTCGTAAAGGTATCTACAAGCTAGAAAGCTACGAAGGTAAAAAAGCCAACGTACAGCTATTAAGCTCAGGTACTATCATGACTGAAGTGCGTAAAGCGGCGGCAATTTTAAGCGAAGACTATGGTATTGCATCTGATGTTTACTCTGTAACTTCATTTAATGAACTTACGCGTGATGGACAAGATGTTGAGCGTTTCAACATGCTTAATCCAGAAAGCGAGCAAAAAACAGCTTACATTACAAGCGTATTAAACGATTCAGTCACTGTTGCTGCAACGGATTACATGAAAAACTACGCAGAGCAAGCACGTTCATTTATCCCAAGCAGTAACTACAAAGTATTGGGTACAGATGGTTACGGTCGTTCAGACAGCCGTGAAAACCTACGTCGTCACTTTGAAGTTAACGCAAGCTACGTGGTAGTTGCGACATTATCTGAACTTGCTAAACGTGGTGAAGTTGAAAAGTCAGTGGTTGTTGAAGCAATTAAAAAATTCAACATCGACACTAACAAACTAAATCCACTGTACGCATAA
- the ampD gene encoding 1,6-anhydro-N-acetylmuramyl-L-alanine amidase AmpD, whose protein sequence is MKIDSLGVINNISQRACSHFDERPAHYDISLLVIHNISLPAGQFNTSYVDDLFMGCIDCNAHPSFSDLEGLKVSAHCFIKRCGEVIQYVPFEKRAWHAGHSCFAGQQNCNDFSIGIELEGTDTINYTDAQYQSLAALAQAIMQRYPKITASNIVGHCDIAPGRKTDPGASFNWRKFFNLIE, encoded by the coding sequence ATGAAAATAGATTCTTTAGGCGTTATAAATAATATTAGCCAGCGGGCGTGTAGCCACTTTGATGAGCGACCTGCTCACTACGATATTTCGCTGTTGGTTATTCATAATATTTCATTACCCGCTGGGCAATTTAACACTTCTTACGTTGATGACTTATTTATGGGGTGTATTGATTGTAATGCGCACCCTAGCTTTAGTGACCTAGAGGGGCTTAAGGTGTCAGCGCATTGTTTTATTAAGCGCTGCGGCGAAGTTATACAGTATGTGCCTTTTGAAAAACGCGCATGGCATGCGGGGCACTCCTGCTTTGCTGGGCAACAAAATTGTAATGATTTTAGTATAGGTATAGAGCTTGAAGGCACAGATACAATTAACTATACCGATGCGCAATATCAAAGTTTAGCTGCATTGGCGCAGGCTATTATGCAGCGCTATCCAAAAATAACAGCCAGTAATATAGTTGGGCATTGCGATATAGCCCCTGGGCGAAAAACCGACCCTGGAGCGAGTTTTAACTGGCGTAAGTTTTTCAACCTAATTGAATAA
- the lpdA gene encoding dihydrolipoyl dehydrogenase, which translates to MSNELKTQVVVLGGGPGGYSAAFRAADLGLEVTLVESRETLGGVCLNVGCIPSKALLHVAKVIDDAAEMSSHGVTFGAPKIDLDEVRSWKESVVGQLTGGLDGMAKMRKVKVVSGYGKFTGSNTLDVEGADGKTTITFDNAIIAAGSKPVNLPFIPEDDRVIDSTGALELKDVPEKLLVLGGGIIGLEMGTVYRALGSAIDVVEFADQLVPAADKDIIKIYQKHVKDKFNVMLSTKVTGVEAKDDGLYVTFEGKNAPAEPVRYDKVLVAVGRTPNGNMLDADKAGVNVDERGFINVDKQLRTNVEHIFAIGDLVGQPMLAHKAVHEGHVAAEVISGQKHYFDPKCIPSIAYTDPEIAWAGVTEKEAKEQGLSIETAVFPWAASGRAIASSRTEGSTKLIFDKESGRIIGGAMIGINAGEMLGEIGLGIEMGADGEDLALTIHAHPTLNESIGLAAEIFEGSITDLPNKKAVKKKK; encoded by the coding sequence ATGAGCAACGAATTAAAAACTCAAGTTGTTGTACTAGGCGGTGGTCCTGGTGGTTACTCTGCGGCTTTTCGCGCTGCTGACTTGGGCTTAGAAGTTACATTAGTAGAATCTCGCGAGACATTAGGCGGTGTATGTCTTAATGTTGGTTGTATTCCTTCTAAAGCACTTTTACACGTAGCTAAAGTGATTGATGATGCTGCAGAAATGTCATCTCACGGCGTTACTTTTGGCGCACCAAAAATTGACTTAGATGAAGTTCGTTCTTGGAAAGAGTCTGTTGTTGGCCAGCTTACAGGTGGCTTAGACGGCATGGCTAAAATGCGTAAAGTAAAAGTTGTATCTGGTTACGGTAAATTTACTGGTAGCAATACTTTAGACGTTGAAGGCGCTGACGGTAAAACAACCATTACCTTTGATAACGCAATTATTGCTGCGGGTTCTAAACCTGTAAACTTACCTTTCATCCCAGAAGATGATCGCGTTATTGATTCAACGGGTGCGCTAGAGCTTAAAGATGTTCCTGAAAAGCTACTTGTTTTAGGTGGTGGTATTATTGGTCTAGAAATGGGTACGGTTTACCGTGCACTAGGTTCTGCAATTGATGTTGTAGAATTTGCAGACCAACTTGTTCCTGCTGCTGATAAAGACATCATAAAAATTTACCAAAAGCATGTTAAAGACAAGTTTAACGTGATGCTTTCAACTAAAGTAACTGGCGTTGAAGCAAAAGACGACGGTTTATATGTTACGTTTGAAGGCAAAAATGCACCAGCAGAGCCAGTACGTTACGACAAAGTACTTGTTGCTGTAGGTCGTACACCAAATGGTAATATGTTAGACGCTGATAAAGCGGGTGTGAATGTTGATGAGCGTGGTTTTATTAACGTTGATAAGCAATTACGTACTAACGTAGAACATATTTTTGCAATTGGTGACTTAGTGGGTCAGCCTATGCTTGCGCATAAAGCGGTTCATGAAGGTCATGTTGCAGCAGAAGTTATCTCTGGTCAAAAACATTACTTTGATCCTAAGTGTATTCCTTCAATTGCTTACACTGACCCTGAAATTGCATGGGCGGGTGTAACTGAAAAAGAAGCGAAAGAGCAAGGTTTAAGCATTGAAACAGCAGTATTCCCTTGGGCTGCATCGGGTCGTGCAATTGCTTCTTCACGTACTGAAGGTTCTACTAAGCTTATTTTTGATAAAGAAAGCGGCCGTATTATCGGTGGTGCTATGATTGGTATTAACGCAGGCGAAATGCTGGGCGAAATCGGTCTAGGTATTGAAATGGGTGCAGATGGTGAAGACCTAGCGCTAACAATTCATGCTCACCCAACATTGAACGAATCAATCGGCCTTGCAGCTGAAATTTTTGAAGGTTCAATCACTGATTTACCAAACAAAAAAGCAGTTAAAAAGAAGAAGTAA